The following are encoded together in the Bradymonas sediminis genome:
- a CDS encoding AAA family ATPase produces the protein MTTDAQAPTSAKIEEKVAQFQRDCLRMREEMGKMMVGQRPIIDGVLITMLSGGNVLLEGVPGLGKTMLVRTLSETLGLAFSRIQFTPDLMPTDILGTTMIVDDEQGGKHFKFERGPIFANIVLADEINRATPKTQAAMLEAMQERSVTIGKETMKLDDPFFVLATQNPLEMEGTYPLPEAQLDRFLYKLNVPFPSLDELHTIMERTTQSERPEVSEVIDQKRLLEMKEFARQVPLARHVQDYALRLLQATHPDNPSAPDITKRYVRFGSSPRGAQGILLSSKVRALFDGRFNVSTDDIRASALPAFRHRVILNFEGEAEGITSDQILAEILKSVPENSK, from the coding sequence ATGACCACCGACGCACAAGCCCCAACATCGGCTAAAATCGAAGAAAAAGTCGCCCAATTCCAGCGAGATTGCCTGCGCATGCGCGAGGAGATGGGCAAGATGATGGTCGGGCAGCGCCCGATCATCGACGGCGTGCTCATCACGATGCTCTCCGGCGGCAACGTCCTGCTCGAGGGCGTGCCCGGTCTGGGTAAAACGATGCTCGTGCGAACGCTGTCTGAGACCCTCGGCCTGGCCTTCTCGCGCATCCAATTCACGCCCGACCTGATGCCCACCGACATCCTGGGCACCACGATGATCGTGGACGATGAGCAAGGCGGAAAGCATTTCAAATTCGAGCGCGGCCCGATCTTTGCCAATATCGTGCTCGCCGACGAGATCAACCGCGCCACGCCCAAGACCCAGGCCGCGATGCTCGAGGCCATGCAGGAGCGCAGCGTCACCATCGGCAAAGAGACGATGAAGCTCGACGACCCGTTCTTCGTGCTGGCCACCCAGAACCCGCTGGAGATGGAGGGCACCTACCCGCTGCCCGAGGCCCAGCTCGACCGCTTCTTATATAAGCTCAACGTGCCCTTCCCCTCGCTCGACGAGTTGCACACGATTATGGAGCGAACCACCCAGAGCGAGCGCCCCGAGGTCAGCGAGGTCATCGACCAGAAGCGCCTGCTGGAGATGAAGGAATTTGCCCGCCAGGTGCCGCTGGCCCGCCACGTCCAGGACTACGCGCTGCGCCTTTTGCAGGCCACACACCCGGATAACCCCAGCGCCCCGGACATCACCAAGCGCTACGTGCGCTTTGGCTCCTCGCCGCGTGGCGCCCAGGGCATCCTGCTCTCCTCGAAGGTGCGCGCGCTCTTCGACGGCCGCTTCAACGTGAGCACCGACGATATCCGCGCCTCGGCGCTGCCGGCGTTTCGCCACCGCGTGATCCTGAACTTCGAGGGCGAAGCCGAGGGCATCACCAGCGACCAGATCCTGGCTGAAATCCTGAAATCCGTGCCCGAAAACAGCAAATAA
- a CDS encoding multiheme c-type cytochrome: MMSRPKIALLIALLLLLAGAGVYFFVQKSVELEDSEVASAPHEGSSAKAYANIPPEEVVERAWAFYESRPYFQRPRPPNDVPAGLPDTKASTCGGCHTEIYQEWQLSTHRRAWLDDAQFMAELEKSRGGDDHQNDVGWMCVNCHTPNIEQLPELVVDLKDGQINQPIYAKNPRFDREFQDEAISCATCHVRDGVVYGPFGDTDAPHATAKDPKLLTPDNCTQCHNAEAMFPAQNLGCFFTTGKEWASSDYPKTDQTCQSCHMPQVERKLAGAFDRPPRMTRRHWFGGSLIPKKHAFADALEPLKKVYGSGVDIELLATTADAQATGTPDPDFGADSTRCDADQPCLRYWVRLSNRNAGHKFPTGDPERHAEIHVSATNAQGEVIAQASDLIASRYQWWPSIEKLTDNRILPGAHHDILLEIPLDASEDKRKTAPITVEINAHKYRMYKEAFEHHDLEGETVRGRQFHLSKWRFTPADPSPKLLSVTDDAGTRSGDEGAP, from the coding sequence ATGATGTCTCGACCTAAAATCGCACTGCTTATCGCGCTCCTACTCCTACTTGCAGGCGCAGGCGTCTACTTCTTTGTGCAGAAGTCGGTCGAACTCGAGGATAGCGAAGTTGCAAGCGCGCCGCACGAAGGTTCATCGGCGAAAGCCTACGCCAACATCCCGCCCGAAGAGGTCGTCGAGCGGGCCTGGGCGTTTTACGAGTCGCGCCCGTATTTCCAGCGCCCTCGCCCGCCAAACGACGTGCCGGCCGGCTTGCCCGACACCAAGGCGTCGACCTGCGGCGGCTGCCACACCGAGATCTACCAGGAATGGCAGCTCTCGACGCATCGGCGCGCCTGGCTCGATGACGCGCAATTTATGGCCGAGTTGGAGAAATCACGCGGCGGCGACGACCACCAAAACGACGTCGGCTGGATGTGCGTCAATTGCCATACGCCGAACATCGAGCAGCTCCCCGAGTTAGTCGTGGATCTCAAAGACGGCCAAATCAATCAGCCTATTTACGCCAAAAACCCACGCTTTGACCGGGAGTTCCAGGACGAGGCGATCTCGTGCGCGACCTGCCATGTGCGCGACGGCGTGGTCTACGGGCCCTTTGGCGACACCGACGCCCCGCACGCCACCGCCAAAGATCCCAAACTCCTCACGCCCGACAATTGCACCCAATGCCATAACGCCGAGGCGATGTTTCCGGCGCAGAACCTCGGCTGCTTCTTCACCACCGGCAAGGAATGGGCGTCCAGCGACTATCCGAAGACCGACCAGACCTGCCAATCCTGTCATATGCCGCAGGTTGAGCGAAAACTCGCAGGCGCCTTCGACCGCCCGCCCCGCATGACCCGGCGCCACTGGTTTGGCGGCTCATTAATCCCAAAGAAGCACGCGTTCGCTGACGCCCTGGAGCCGCTCAAAAAGGTCTACGGCAGCGGCGTCGATATCGAATTGCTCGCGACCACGGCGGACGCGCAGGCCACCGGCACACCCGACCCGGACTTCGGCGCAGACTCAACCCGCTGCGACGCCGACCAGCCCTGCCTTCGCTATTGGGTGCGCCTGAGCAATCGCAACGCCGGCCACAAATTCCCCACCGGCGACCCCGAGCGCCACGCCGAGATCCACGTCAGCGCGACCAACGCCCAGGGCGAGGTCATCGCGCAGGCCAGCGACCTTATCGCCTCGCGCTACCAATGGTGGCCGAGCATCGAGAAGCTCACCGATAACCGCATCCTCCCGGGGGCACACCACGACATCCTCCTCGAAATCCCGCTCGACGCGAGCGAGGACAAGCGCAAGACCGCGCCGATTACCGTCGAAATCAACGCCCATAAATACCGCATGTATAAGGAAGCCTTTGAGCATCACGACTTGGAGGGCGAAACCGTGCGCGGGCGTCAATTTCACCTCTCCAAATGGCGTTTTACGCCCGCCGACCCCTCGCCGAAACTCCTCAGCGTCACCGACGACGCGGGCACCCGCAGCGGCGACGAAGGGGCCCCCTGA
- a CDS encoding DUF58 domain-containing protein, translating into MAPKDDPFDDAFLKKLEYLYVVSKKIVAGKNQAKRKTRLVGSGIDFADHRPYAPGDDFRGLDWKVFARTQKLFLRLFEEEEDLYIYFLIDCSPSMILGEPTKWEYAKKLVAALGYIGLSNLDRVSVIPFSSKLDGRLPPARGKAQIFKIFDFLRKLEPGKNTSLEDAFSTFVTQNKRQGIAVVLSDFYDPSGFEEGLNKLRYFKFEPIVLHIYDERELNPTLQGEMELVDVETGEVCRVTLTPELVREYRQAFIDFSDELEDYCTRKSVLYFRVPIQEAFDELVLRVFRAGGFLK; encoded by the coding sequence ATGGCTCCCAAAGACGACCCATTTGACGACGCGTTCCTCAAGAAGCTTGAGTACCTCTACGTCGTCTCCAAGAAGATCGTGGCCGGCAAAAACCAGGCCAAGCGAAAGACGCGGCTGGTCGGCAGCGGCATCGACTTCGCCGATCACCGCCCCTACGCGCCCGGCGACGACTTCCGCGGGCTCGATTGGAAGGTCTTCGCGCGCACCCAGAAGCTCTTCTTGCGCCTCTTCGAGGAGGAAGAAGACCTCTATATCTACTTCCTCATCGACTGCAGCCCGTCGATGATCCTGGGGGAGCCGACGAAGTGGGAATACGCCAAAAAACTGGTCGCCGCGCTGGGTTATATCGGGCTGAGCAACCTCGACCGCGTCAGCGTAATCCCCTTCTCGAGCAAATTGGACGGCCGGCTGCCGCCCGCCCGCGGCAAGGCGCAGATCTTTAAGATCTTCGACTTTTTGCGCAAGCTGGAGCCCGGCAAAAACACGTCGCTTGAGGACGCATTCTCGACCTTCGTCACCCAGAATAAACGCCAGGGCATCGCGGTCGTCCTGAGCGATTTTTACGACCCAAGCGGGTTTGAAGAGGGCTTAAATAAATTACGCTATTTCAAATTCGAACCCATCGTCCTGCATATTTACGACGAGCGCGAGTTGAACCCGACGCTCCAGGGCGAGATGGAATTGGTGGACGTAGAGACCGGGGAGGTGTGTCGGGTGACGCTTACTCCCGAGCTGGTGCGCGAGTACCGCCAGGCGTTTATCGACTTCAGCGACGAACTCGAAGATTATTGCACCCGCAAATCGGTGCTCTATTTCCGGGTTCCCATCCAAGAGGCATTCGACGAGCTGGTATTGCGCGTCTTTCGTGCCGGAGGATTTCTTAAATAA
- a CDS encoding phosphomannomutase/phosphoglucomutase, with amino-acid sequence MNPDIFRKYDIRGIAATDLSDEVIAKISRAYATRLLRLNADAKPDAKLRVAVGRDARGSSDRIFATLAEGLQSAGIDVFDLGMVPTPLVYFSSHIHGYDGVIQITGSHNPAEYNGCKMMMGKETLHGESIQELRELAESGDFVVGGERGTLNDHATIIEEYIEWVRKDITPGKRKLKVALDSGNGAAGVVAPELVRRVFGGEVIELYSDPDPAFPNHHPDPTVEENLQDLIEVVRREKCDLGVAYDGDGDRIGAVDEKGDVIWGDKLLIILGRALLKATPGATIIGEVKCSQTLFDDIEARGGTPVMAQVGHSLIKAKIIETDAELAGEMSGHIFFNDRFFGFDDALYTTCRAMEILSATDAPFSSLLDGVPETFATPEIRMDCDEQLKFKIPGVVADHFSADHDVITIDGVRVKFENGWGLVRASNTQPVLVLRVEAESEADRDAYLKLIEDAINAARDQLAG; translated from the coding sequence GTGAATCCCGATATTTTCCGAAAATACGATATTCGAGGCATCGCCGCGACCGACCTTTCTGACGAAGTGATCGCCAAGATCAGTCGCGCCTATGCGACCCGTTTGTTGCGCCTGAACGCCGACGCCAAGCCCGACGCGAAGTTGCGCGTGGCGGTGGGGCGCGACGCGCGCGGCTCGAGCGACCGGATATTTGCGACCCTGGCCGAAGGCCTTCAGAGCGCGGGCATCGACGTCTTCGACCTGGGCATGGTGCCCACGCCGTTGGTCTATTTCTCCAGCCATATCCACGGCTATGACGGCGTGATTCAGATCACGGGCAGTCATAACCCGGCCGAATATAACGGCTGCAAGATGATGATGGGCAAGGAAACCCTGCACGGCGAGAGCATCCAGGAGTTGCGCGAGCTCGCCGAGAGCGGCGACTTCGTGGTCGGCGGTGAGCGCGGCACGCTCAACGATCACGCGACGATTATCGAGGAGTATATCGAGTGGGTGCGCAAGGATATCACGCCGGGCAAGCGCAAGCTGAAGGTGGCGCTTGATAGCGGCAACGGCGCGGCCGGCGTAGTCGCCCCCGAGTTGGTTCGCCGGGTGTTTGGCGGCGAGGTTATCGAGCTGTATTCGGACCCCGATCCGGCGTTCCCGAACCATCATCCCGACCCGACGGTTGAAGAGAACCTGCAGGACCTGATCGAGGTGGTGCGCCGCGAGAAATGCGACCTCGGCGTCGCCTATGACGGCGACGGCGACCGCATCGGCGCAGTTGACGAGAAGGGCGATGTCATCTGGGGCGATAAATTGCTCATCATCCTGGGTCGCGCGCTGCTTAAAGCGACGCCCGGCGCCACGATTATTGGCGAGGTGAAATGCTCGCAGACCCTCTTCGATGATATCGAGGCCCGGGGCGGCACGCCGGTGATGGCCCAGGTCGGACATAGCCTGATTAAGGCGAAGATCATCGAGACCGACGCCGAGTTGGCCGGTGAGATGAGCGGGCATATCTTCTTCAACGACCGCTTCTTCGGCTTTGACGACGCGCTCTATACGACCTGCCGCGCGATGGAGATTTTGTCGGCCACCGACGCGCCGTTCTCCTCGCTGCTCGACGGTGTCCCTGAGACCTTCGCGACGCCCGAGATTCGCATGGATTGCGACGAGCAATTGAAGTTCAAGATCCCGGGCGTCGTCGCCGATCATTTCAGCGCGGACCACGACGTCATCACCATCGACGGCGTGCGGGTGAAATTCGAAAACGGCTGGGGATTGGTGCGGGCTTCGAATACCCAGCCCGTGTTGGTGCTGCGCGTCGAGGCCGAATCGGAGGCCGACCGCGACGCGTATTTGAAGCTTATCGAAGACGCGATCAACGCGGCGCGCGACCAGTTGGCGGGTTGA
- a CDS encoding sulfurtransferase, whose protein sequence is MNNKRFRLGYSLLGLLLLIGFIGACGSSFEIIDDRPEEERNAVAAPLKGQVVIELAEFEQLAGEGATIIDVRKLEEYEQGHYPGAVHNNGGREWKDDFGILIADIPLAQQLVRDLGVDNARPVVIYGSPRSTGAFRLHWTLEYYGHGEVYVYAPGYPALEAGLNFTPETDAPEITKGDFVLAKRPSAIATADEVRAAIDDENAVLIDTRRETEFEGTEVRQSGDQDDPRQGNIPGAIWYYWENVFDENDNLRPKEEIRAEFEAAGFLKEGAVVVAYCQTGTRSTVIYGLLRWLGEEPKNYDGSWAEWSRGDYPIAQPQLENHSE, encoded by the coding sequence ATGAACAATAAACGGTTTCGCCTCGGATACTCGCTGCTTGGATTATTATTACTCATCGGCTTCATCGGCGCCTGCGGTTCCTCGTTTGAGATCATCGACGACCGGCCCGAAGAAGAGCGAAACGCGGTCGCCGCGCCCCTGAAGGGACAGGTCGTGATCGAACTTGCCGAGTTCGAGCAGCTCGCCGGCGAGGGCGCGACCATCATCGACGTGCGCAAGCTCGAGGAATACGAGCAGGGACACTATCCCGGCGCCGTGCACAACAACGGCGGGCGCGAGTGGAAAGACGACTTCGGCATCTTGATCGCCGACATTCCGCTGGCCCAGCAACTGGTGCGCGACCTGGGCGTCGACAACGCCCGCCCGGTCGTCATCTACGGCAGCCCGCGCTCCACCGGCGCGTTTCGACTCCACTGGACCCTCGAATACTACGGCCACGGCGAAGTCTACGTGTACGCCCCCGGCTACCCGGCCCTTGAGGCGGGGCTGAACTTCACCCCGGAGACCGACGCGCCCGAAATCACGAAAGGCGACTTCGTCCTGGCCAAGCGCCCCAGCGCGATCGCAACGGCCGACGAAGTCCGCGCCGCCATCGACGACGAAAACGCCGTCCTGATCGACACCCGCCGCGAGACCGAGTTTGAGGGCACCGAGGTGCGTCAATCCGGCGACCAGGATGACCCTCGTCAGGGTAATATCCCCGGCGCCATCTGGTATTATTGGGAGAATGTCTTCGACGAGAACGACAACCTTCGCCCCAAAGAAGAGATCCGCGCTGAATTCGAAGCCGCGGGCTTCCTAAAAGAAGGCGCCGTCGTGGTCGCCTATTGCCAGACCGGCACCCGCTCCACGGTGATCTACGGCCTGCTGCGCTGGCTCGGCGAAGAGCCCAAGAATTACGACGGCTCCTGGGCCGAATGGTCGCGCGGCGACTACCCCATCGCACAACCCCAGCTTGAGAATCACAGTGAATAA